One Nasonia vitripennis strain AsymCx chromosome 1 unlocalized genomic scaffold, Nvit_psr_1.1 chr1_random0005, whole genome shotgun sequence genomic window carries:
- the LOC107981244 gene encoding uncharacterized protein LOC107981244 isoform X1 yields MDWASESTYVTPERNTFSLESNEQDVSNKPGIFSNGIISDESQSDGENEDDDYTKNNSLSDKNKSIKEKIVEDYKLKKLLSTRSLLAEKKRDKLQVAIAANGDSNGDDDETLASHEPSNLLDEEEEANKENQEKFELNIGHKRYEELDEDTIYLGLDVSVDKEIWRKMNKRKPKNSTIFLRDLMELIWHENELKNKCLRLHLASFRYPGEERMEFEPD; encoded by the exons ATGGATTGGGCTTCGGAATCTACTTACGTGACTCCTGAAAGAAATACATTTTCGCTTGAGAGTAATGAACAAGACGTATCAAATAAGCCAGGAATTTTCAGTAATGGAATCATCAGCGATGAATCTCAATCTGATGGAGAAAATGAAGATGATGACtat ACAAAGAATAATTCATTATCTGATaagaataaatcaataaaagaaaaaatagttGAAGATTATAAGCTTAAAAAATTGCTCTCAACGAGAAGCCTATtagcagagaaaaaaagggataaattacaAGTCGCAATAGCAGCCAATGGTGATTCAAatggtgatgatgatgaaaCTCTTGCTAGCCATGAGCCTTCAAATCTTTTGGATGAAGAAGAGGAAGCAAATAAAGAGAATCAAG AAAAATTCGAGCTTAACATAGGACACAAGAGATATGAAGAGCTGGACGAAGACACA ATCTATTTAGGATTAGATGTCTCAGTAGACAAAGAAATATGGAGAAAAATGAATAAGAGAAAACCTAAAAATTCTACGATCTTTTTGAGAGACTTAATGGAACTTATATGGCATGAAAACgaactaaaaaataaatgtctTAGATTACATCTTGCCTCGTTTCGATACCCTGGGGAAGAAAGAATGGAGTTTGAGCCAGATTGA
- the LOC107981244 gene encoding uncharacterized protein LOC107981244 isoform X2, protein MDWASESTYVTPERNTFSLESNEQDVSNKPGIFSNGIISDESQSDGENEDDDYTKNNSLSDKNKSIKEKIVEDYKLKKLLSTRSLLAEKKRDKLQVAIAANGDSNGDDDETLASHEPSNLLDEEEEANKENQEKFELNIGHKRYEELDEDTITSCLVSIPWGRKNGV, encoded by the exons ATGGATTGGGCTTCGGAATCTACTTACGTGACTCCTGAAAGAAATACATTTTCGCTTGAGAGTAATGAACAAGACGTATCAAATAAGCCAGGAATTTTCAGTAATGGAATCATCAGCGATGAATCTCAATCTGATGGAGAAAATGAAGATGATGACtat ACAAAGAATAATTCATTATCTGATaagaataaatcaataaaagaaaaaatagttGAAGATTATAAGCTTAAAAAATTGCTCTCAACGAGAAGCCTATtagcagagaaaaaaagggataaattacaAGTCGCAATAGCAGCCAATGGTGATTCAAatggtgatgatgatgaaaCTCTTGCTAGCCATGAGCCTTCAAATCTTTTGGATGAAGAAGAGGAAGCAAATAAAGAGAATCAAG AAAAATTCGAGCTTAACATAGGACACAAGAGATATGAAGAGCTGGACGAAGACACA ATTACATCTTGCCTCGTTTCGATACCCTGGGGAAGAAAGAATGGAGTTTGA
- the LOC107981244 gene encoding uncharacterized protein LOC107981244 isoform X4, protein MDWASESTYVTPERNTFSLESNEQDVSNKPGIFSNGIISDESQSDGENEDDDYTKNNSLSDKNKSIKEKIVEDYKLKKLLSTRSLLAEKKRDKLQVAIAANGDSNGDDDETLASHEPSNLLDEEEEANKENQEKFELNIGHKRYEELDEDTSCTKTF, encoded by the exons ATGGATTGGGCTTCGGAATCTACTTACGTGACTCCTGAAAGAAATACATTTTCGCTTGAGAGTAATGAACAAGACGTATCAAATAAGCCAGGAATTTTCAGTAATGGAATCATCAGCGATGAATCTCAATCTGATGGAGAAAATGAAGATGATGACtat ACAAAGAATAATTCATTATCTGATaagaataaatcaataaaagaaaaaatagttGAAGATTATAAGCTTAAAAAATTGCTCTCAACGAGAAGCCTATtagcagagaaaaaaagggataaattacaAGTCGCAATAGCAGCCAATGGTGATTCAAatggtgatgatgatgaaaCTCTTGCTAGCCATGAGCCTTCAAATCTTTTGGATGAAGAAGAGGAAGCAAATAAAGAGAATCAAG AAAAATTCGAGCTTAACATAGGACACAAGAGATATGAAGAGCTGGACGAAGACACA
- the LOC107981244 gene encoding uncharacterized protein LOC107981244 isoform X3 has protein sequence MDWASESTYVTPERNTFSLESNEQDVSNKPGIFSNGIISDESQSDGENEDDDYTKNNSLSDKNKSIKEKIVEDYKLKKLLSTRSLLAEKKRDKLQVAIAANGDSNGDDDETLASHEPSNLLDEEEEANKENQEKFELNIGHKRYEELDEDTLRCQFTYLVTTQ, from the exons ATGGATTGGGCTTCGGAATCTACTTACGTGACTCCTGAAAGAAATACATTTTCGCTTGAGAGTAATGAACAAGACGTATCAAATAAGCCAGGAATTTTCAGTAATGGAATCATCAGCGATGAATCTCAATCTGATGGAGAAAATGAAGATGATGACtat ACAAAGAATAATTCATTATCTGATaagaataaatcaataaaagaaaaaatagttGAAGATTATAAGCTTAAAAAATTGCTCTCAACGAGAAGCCTATtagcagagaaaaaaagggataaattacaAGTCGCAATAGCAGCCAATGGTGATTCAAatggtgatgatgatgaaaCTCTTGCTAGCCATGAGCCTTCAAATCTTTTGGATGAAGAAGAGGAAGCAAATAAAGAGAATCAAG AAAAATTCGAGCTTAACATAGGACACAAGAGATATGAAGAGCTGGACGAAGACACA